One Elaeis guineensis isolate ETL-2024a chromosome 10, EG11, whole genome shotgun sequence genomic window carries:
- the LOC105059820 gene encoding uncharacterized protein has product MDRQPGPERLQNYGTDPQRSEAHSSSIATQERDLVRRHPQTTPSDLQNHGPEPNQPRRSPERESPPGAKLKRVSSYSKYVMSNIFSIVVAYYSARQDIAKHAEKPTVVVCGSLVFITFLADLILMLHTSCLLTLPRIGECRYMAAIVLIYVSNVLFMLTSVGLLVLLNKSYAFLAVLLLPIIAILGIFFRKEIRTARHQRHTGYEAYETELKQFSDLSVSVTFLNFTGMIATISFYFKNFPEKAGRSGITVSESFIFFTIIFGLLSMLLTTVPPSFKQRGTRERLISVIRAFGYVLFGLQTLTGLELAAGFVEGFVVLAFLPDFVGAVFWFDMEFLHERRRDVETGGDEVDGERGRNDEPETFAIPVASFIFTLLMTVYSMNRGAPDYNFHLRSCMLLIFSAFKSSLSWMMLTFKPPKTQSLVTVANILTRFTVGLLVVAMLDVILFAIPAIYKFF; this is encoded by the exons ATGGATCGGCAACCTGGGCCTGAG AGGCTGCAAAATTATGGTACCGATCCACAGCGATCAGAG GCACATAGTAGCAGCATTGCAACCCAAGAAAGGGACCTAGTTCGCAGGCACCCACAAACTACTCCAAGTGATCTACAGAATCATGGCCCGGAGCCAAATCAGCCGCGCAGGAGCCCAGAAAGGGAATCGCCGCCCGGAGCCAAACTGAAGCGAGTGTCGAGCTACTCCAAGTATGTGATGAGCAACATTTTTTCAATAGTGGTGGCGTACTATTCCGCACGTCAAGATATAGCTAAACACGCCGAAAAGCCCACTGTGGTCGTCTGCGGCAGCCTCGTCTTCATCACATTCCTCgccgatctcatcttgatgctgcACACCTCCTGCTTGCTGACACTCCCACGCATCGGCGAATGCCGGTACATGGCTGCCATAGTCCTCATCTACGTCTCCAACGTTCTCTTCATGCTTACCTCAGTTGGTCTCTTGGTTCTCTTAAACAAAAGCTATGCCTTTCTTGCCGTCCTTCTACTTCCAATCATCGCAATCCTCGGTATTTTCTTCCGCAAAGAAATTCGAACTGCGCGGCACCAACGACATACTGGTTATGAAGCTTATGAAACGGAACTGAAGCAATTCTCTGACCTATCGGTTTCGGTTACTTTCCTCAATTTCACAGGAATGATCGCTACAATCTCCTTCTACTTCAAAAACTTTCCTGAAAAAGCTGGCCGTTCCGGTATTACGGTCTCCGAGTCCTTTATCTTTTTCACCATCATCTTTGGTCTTCTGTCCATGCTGCTTACCACGGTTCCACCATCATTTAAGCAGCGGGGAACCCGAGAACGCCTGATCAGCGTCATCAGAGCCTTCGGGTATGTTCTTTTTGGCTTGCAAACACTGACGGGGCTTGAGCTTGCAGCTGGATTTGTGGAGGGTTTTGTCGTGCTGGCCTTCCTTCCGGATTTTGTGGGAGCCGTGTTCTGGTTTGACATGGAATTCTTGCATGAACGCCGGCGCGATGTAGAAACAGGGGGGGACGAAGTGGATGGAGAACGAGGTCGTAATGACGAGCCTGAGACCTTTGCAATCCCCGTCGCGAGCTTCATTTTCACACTATTGATGACTGTGTATTCGATGAATCGGGGAGCTCCAGACTACAACTTCCATCTCAGGAGCTGCATGTTACTAATCTTCTCAGCCTTCAAGTCCAGCCTCAGCTGGATGATGCTGACATTCAAGCCTCCGAAAACACAAAGCTTGGTGACCGTGGCTAACATCTTGACTCGTTTCACTGTTGGATTGCTGGTGGTGGCGATGCTGGATGTTATATTGTTCGCAATTCCGGctatttataagtttttttaa